The following coding sequences are from one Streptomyces sp. NBC_01485 window:
- a CDS encoding MFS transporter, which produces MLAAFTFNTAENLPVGLLELISESLRVSVPAVGLLLTGYGVTVAVASLPLAHLTRAAPRRHVLTGVLAALVASSLMAALATSYGLLLAARLLTALAQALFWAVMGPVAVGLFAPEVRGRVVGALSVAGSLALVLGAPAGTWLGQQSDWRVPVAVLAALGLLSLVTVAVLLPTSRPDEERAAYGTSPDPRRFGTVLAAGALSAAGAFAGYTYMVTFLVDVSGFARSTISALFVAFGVACVAGVTITGALLDRHPQSALTAAVVTQAAGMLGLYAAGTDPVAAVGFLVLMGGAVGPVFMTTQNEMLRCAPGRTDMALAANSGLYNAGIAAGAALGGLILALADVRSTFLAGGLLTAGAYAVLLGGRLLPGRRGRTARGGGLRAEGAPDSQVRGS; this is translated from the coding sequence ATGCTGGCCGCGTTCACCTTCAACACGGCGGAGAACCTGCCGGTCGGCCTGCTGGAGCTCATCTCCGAGAGCCTGCGGGTGTCGGTGCCGGCGGTCGGTCTCCTGCTCACCGGTTACGGCGTGACCGTGGCCGTCGCGTCTCTGCCGCTCGCCCACCTCACGCGGGCCGCGCCCCGGCGCCATGTCCTCACGGGAGTGCTGGCCGCGCTCGTCGCGTCCAGTCTGATGGCGGCGCTGGCCACGTCGTACGGCCTGCTCCTCGCGGCGCGGTTGCTGACCGCGCTCGCCCAGGCGCTGTTCTGGGCCGTCATGGGGCCGGTCGCGGTGGGCCTGTTCGCGCCCGAGGTCCGAGGGCGCGTGGTCGGGGCGCTGTCCGTCGCCGGTTCGCTCGCCCTCGTACTCGGCGCTCCCGCCGGGACCTGGCTGGGCCAGCAGAGCGACTGGCGGGTGCCCGTCGCCGTACTGGCGGCCCTGGGACTCCTCTCGCTGGTGACGGTCGCCGTACTGCTCCCGACCTCACGTCCGGACGAAGAGCGCGCCGCCTACGGAACCAGCCCCGACCCCCGCCGGTTCGGAACCGTGCTGGCGGCCGGGGCCCTGTCCGCCGCCGGGGCGTTCGCGGGATACACCTACATGGTGACCTTCCTGGTCGACGTCAGCGGCTTCGCCCGCAGCACCATCAGTGCCCTGTTCGTGGCCTTCGGCGTCGCGTGTGTGGCCGGGGTGACCATCACCGGGGCACTGCTGGACCGCCATCCGCAGTCCGCGCTGACCGCTGCCGTGGTCACCCAGGCGGCAGGCATGCTCGGCCTGTACGCGGCCGGAACCGACCCCGTGGCGGCGGTGGGGTTCCTGGTACTGATGGGCGGTGCGGTCGGGCCGGTGTTCATGACCACCCAGAACGAGATGCTGCGTTGCGCACCGGGCCGCACGGACATGGCCCTCGCGGCCAACTCCGGTCTGTACAACGCCGGCATCGCGGCCGGCGCCGCGCTCGGCGGACTGATCCTGGCCCTCGCCGACGTCCGGAGCACCTTCCTCGCCGGCGGCCTGCTGACCGCCGGCGCCTACGCCGTACTGCTCGGCGGGCGACTGCTGCCCGGACGACGAGGCCGAACTGCCCGTGGCGGTGGCTTGAGGGCTGAGGGGGCTCCGGACTCCCAGGTACGCGGTTCCTGA
- a CDS encoding alpha/beta fold hydrolase yields the protein MTRSTHTLTLAQGTVDVAVDLYGQEGHSGQAGHPFLLLHGGGGPQTVTPFAGFLAAQRPARVFAPVHPGFDGTDRPEWLTDVTTLAQVYAELLDALDLRDVAVVGNSIGGWTAAELAALGSDRISSVTLVNAVGLSVAGHPIAETFSLTPVELSRLSFHDPSKFRFDPGKLTDAQRAVMAANRATLQVYSGPHDMADPTLTERLAKVAHPTLVAWGASDQVVDADYGRAYAQAIPGAEFLLLEGTGHMPQAETPEQLLPVLWDFADAHATDLPQH from the coding sequence ATGACTCGCAGCACTCACACCCTCACGCTCGCCCAGGGCACCGTCGACGTCGCCGTCGACCTCTACGGGCAGGAAGGCCACTCCGGACAGGCCGGCCACCCCTTCCTGCTCCTGCACGGTGGCGGCGGCCCGCAGACCGTCACCCCGTTCGCCGGGTTCCTCGCCGCGCAGCGGCCGGCCAGGGTGTTCGCCCCCGTCCACCCCGGCTTCGACGGCACCGACCGCCCCGAGTGGCTGACCGACGTCACGACCCTCGCCCAGGTCTACGCGGAGCTGCTCGACGCGCTCGACCTGCGGGACGTCGCCGTCGTCGGCAACTCGATCGGCGGCTGGACCGCCGCCGAACTGGCGGCTCTGGGCAGTGACCGGATCAGCAGCGTCACCCTCGTCAACGCCGTCGGCCTCTCCGTCGCCGGCCACCCGATAGCCGAGACCTTCTCCCTGACGCCCGTCGAACTCTCCCGCCTCTCCTTCCACGACCCCTCGAAGTTCCGCTTCGACCCCGGCAAGCTGACCGACGCGCAACGCGCCGTCATGGCAGCCAACCGGGCCACCCTGCAGGTCTATTCGGGCCCGCACGACATGGCCGACCCCACCCTGACCGAGCGCCTCGCCAAGGTCGCCCACCCGACCCTGGTCGCGTGGGGCGCGAGCGACCAGGTCGTGGACGCCGACTACGGACGCGCCTACGCACAGGCCATCCCCGGCGCGGAGTTCCTGCTGCTGGAGGGCACCGGTCACATGCCCCAGGCCGAGACGCCCGAGCAACTCCTCCCGGTGCTCTGGGACTTCGCCGACGCCCACGCCACCGACCTGCCGCAGCACTGA
- a CDS encoding BlaI/MecI/CopY family transcriptional regulator, whose amino-acid sequence MAEGPGERSGGGRAERRPAGELEASVLAALWAADAPLTPVAVQGALGGGLARTTVTTILTRLHAKGTVTRVFAGRGYAYAPAQDPPGLTARRMHAELDKDANRGTVLARFVSGLGPEDEELLRALLDDGQPRRIPEPLRDLRRVDSAGCAPPGGR is encoded by the coding sequence ATGGCAGAGGGACCCGGAGAGCGGTCGGGCGGCGGGCGGGCGGAGCGTCGGCCCGCGGGTGAGCTGGAAGCGAGTGTCCTGGCCGCGCTCTGGGCCGCAGACGCGCCCCTCACTCCGGTCGCGGTGCAGGGTGCGCTGGGCGGGGGCCTGGCTCGCACGACGGTGACGACGATCCTGACGCGTCTGCATGCCAAGGGCACGGTCACCCGCGTCTTCGCGGGCCGTGGCTATGCCTACGCCCCGGCCCAGGACCCGCCCGGTCTGACGGCCCGTCGCATGCACGCCGAGCTGGACAAGGACGCGAACCGCGGAACGGTCCTGGCCCGCTTCGTCTCCGGTCTCGGCCCCGAGGACGAGGAGCTGCTGCGAGCTCTGCTCGACGACGGCCAGCCCAGACGGATCCCGGAGCCACTCCGTGATCTACGCCGTGTGGATTCCGCCGGTTGCGCACCGCCCGGCGGCAGATGA
- a CDS encoding TetR/AcrR family transcriptional regulator, with the protein MTAQAGTGRTNQKQRTRTAIVAAARELIGTGAEVTMPAIARAALVSEATAYRYFPDLPSLISEALAGVWPPPAEALGPVADSADPVERIAFACEFLLRGVLARQGSVRAMIAATVTRPGAASARPGIRFGLIDHALRPLERTLGATDPEAFAQLKRDLAVVVSADALFTLTDQCGLDPDAAINSAVRTATTLTEAAVRPLT; encoded by the coding sequence ATGACGGCGCAGGCGGGAACGGGCCGCACCAACCAGAAGCAGCGCACGCGGACGGCGATCGTGGCCGCCGCCCGGGAACTCATCGGCACCGGAGCCGAGGTGACCATGCCGGCGATCGCCCGTGCGGCCCTGGTCTCCGAGGCCACCGCCTACCGGTACTTCCCCGACCTGCCGTCACTGATCAGCGAGGCCCTGGCCGGCGTCTGGCCGCCCCCGGCCGAGGCACTCGGGCCGGTCGCGGACTCCGCCGACCCCGTCGAACGCATCGCCTTCGCCTGCGAGTTCCTGCTCCGCGGCGTACTCGCGCGGCAGGGCTCGGTCCGCGCGATGATCGCCGCCACCGTCACCCGGCCCGGGGCCGCGAGCGCGCGCCCCGGAATCCGTTTCGGACTGATCGACCACGCACTCCGGCCCCTCGAACGCACCCTCGGGGCGACCGATCCGGAAGCGTTCGCCCAGCTCAAGCGGGACCTCGCGGTGGTCGTCAGCGCCGATGCGCTCTTCACCCTCACCGATCAGTGCGGCCTCGACCCCGACGCGGCCATCAACAGCGCCGTACGAACCGCGACCACCCTGACCGAGGCCGCGGTGCGCCCGCTCACGTAG
- a CDS encoding GNAT family N-acetyltransferase: MIVIVGVHIAPAQVADFHQVLTDHPRYWGERDLRALHLLALVQEFGPTCLVARAEDGIRGYVFGFVTPEGIGYVHLIATRNDARGTGLGRRLYAAFAAAAERHGGARQLKAITSIENTGSVAFHRSLGFDVKIVDDYNGPGRAMAVFHRDLPLDVP; the protein is encoded by the coding sequence ATGATCGTCATCGTGGGCGTACACATCGCACCGGCCCAGGTGGCCGACTTCCACCAGGTCCTCACCGATCACCCCCGCTACTGGGGCGAACGCGATCTTCGGGCGTTGCATCTTCTGGCGCTGGTGCAGGAGTTCGGTCCGACCTGTCTGGTGGCCCGAGCCGAGGACGGGATCCGTGGCTACGTCTTCGGGTTCGTCACCCCGGAGGGCATCGGGTACGTGCATCTGATCGCCACCCGGAACGACGCCCGTGGCACCGGTCTCGGCCGGCGGCTGTACGCGGCGTTCGCCGCGGCAGCCGAACGTCATGGTGGTGCACGGCAGTTGAAGGCGATCACGTCGATCGAGAACACCGGCTCGGTCGCCTTCCATCGCAGCCTCGGCTTCGACGTGAAGATCGTCGACGACTACAACGGCCCCGGCCGGGCCATGGCCGTCTTCCACCGGGATCTTCCGCTCGACGTCCCGTGA
- a CDS encoding cupin domain-containing protein: MGKVSVVGPGDGETIQLGPTQMRILEDGSTTGHRLGIGEITIAPHTQGPPQHRHAEHDEGFYVVSGTIHFTIGETTHVAPAGTLAMIPPGAPHTFANLGDTPAVMLNTFTPDLYVQYFRDLRNMIAGGRELTPESTVEVMSRYATVPATDFA; the protein is encoded by the coding sequence ATGGGCAAGGTTTCCGTGGTCGGCCCGGGCGACGGCGAGACGATCCAGCTCGGCCCCACGCAAATGCGGATCCTCGAGGACGGCAGTACCACCGGGCACCGCCTCGGCATCGGCGAGATCACCATCGCCCCGCACACGCAGGGTCCGCCGCAGCACCGCCACGCCGAGCACGACGAGGGCTTCTACGTCGTCTCCGGCACCATCCACTTCACCATCGGGGAGACGACCCACGTGGCCCCGGCCGGCACGCTCGCCATGATTCCGCCCGGCGCCCCGCACACCTTCGCCAACCTCGGCGACACGCCCGCGGTGATGCTCAACACCTTCACGCCCGACCTGTACGTGCAGTACTTCCGCGACCTGCGGAACATGATCGCGGGCGGTCGGGAACTGACCCCCGAGTCGACCGTCGAGGTCATGAGCCGCTACGCCACGGTCCCCGCGACCGACTTCGCGTGA
- a CDS encoding ScbR family autoregulator-binding transcription factor, with amino-acid sequence MVRQARAVRTRQSLVRAAAEVFAAEGYARASLPAISARAGVSTGALHFHFASKDDLAGAVERAAADSVEELAEGCRSGADTLLQSLVHMASSLLLAVVADPVIRAGFRLSGDPSRKNGVQILRWWQVWVHDLVVQAQREGELAQDVSVDAATTVIVAATAGFEVLGAADREWLSVERMTQLWTFVLPRLAAEPIPDPALLLSEIRTAAVDEQAE; translated from the coding sequence ATGGTCAGACAGGCACGGGCGGTGCGCACACGCCAGTCCCTCGTCCGTGCGGCGGCCGAGGTGTTCGCCGCCGAGGGCTACGCCAGGGCGTCCCTGCCCGCCATCAGCGCACGGGCCGGTGTGAGCACCGGGGCCCTGCACTTCCACTTCGCCAGCAAGGACGACCTCGCCGGTGCGGTGGAGAGGGCGGCGGCGGACTCCGTGGAGGAACTGGCGGAGGGCTGCCGCAGCGGGGCGGACACGCTGCTCCAGTCACTCGTGCACATGGCGAGCAGCCTGCTGCTGGCGGTGGTCGCCGATCCCGTGATCAGGGCGGGCTTCCGGCTGAGTGGCGACCCGTCCCGCAAGAACGGGGTGCAGATACTGCGCTGGTGGCAGGTGTGGGTGCACGATCTCGTCGTACAGGCGCAGCGCGAGGGGGAGCTCGCGCAGGACGTCTCGGTCGACGCGGCGACTACCGTGATCGTGGCCGCGACGGCCGGATTCGAGGTGCTGGGCGCGGCGGACCGCGAGTGGCTCTCGGTGGAGCGCATGACGCAGTTATGGACCTTCGTCCTGCCGAGACTGGCGGCCGAGCCGATCCCCGACCCGGCGTTGCTCCTGTCGGAGATCCGCACGGCGGCCGTGGACGAACAGGCGGAATAA
- a CDS encoding DUF3592 domain-containing protein — protein MSVYEVLGLWWVLPSGVALLGYGLALAGLTRAQRAVWVKARIVAVGQPAHGASKRPGIPVTVAFQTPLTGEEFVLPNDGEHGDAIEEAWVGREVDVRYPRGQPHRYRIVLDMDERHGRVVPNCSVALLLVGLAIHASVVGGWPWALLGFGSLFTVAAAISPDIRTARARDALLASAVAVPARVVAVTKDVHTDGEGDEIVSHTPVVTFTTREGVDVTVLSREGIPEPGRSLGRDLTLHYAPSDLTAYTPDRAADRRANAWAVATVVILLVTGIAAAVTGALML, from the coding sequence ATGAGCGTGTACGAGGTGCTGGGGCTGTGGTGGGTGCTGCCGTCGGGGGTGGCGCTGCTCGGCTACGGGCTCGCGCTGGCCGGGTTGACGCGGGCCCAGCGTGCGGTCTGGGTGAAGGCGCGGATCGTGGCGGTGGGGCAGCCGGCGCACGGCGCCTCCAAGCGGCCCGGGATACCGGTGACGGTCGCGTTCCAAACCCCCCTGACCGGTGAGGAGTTCGTCCTGCCGAACGACGGAGAACACGGCGACGCGATCGAGGAAGCCTGGGTGGGCCGGGAGGTCGACGTGCGCTACCCACGCGGGCAGCCGCACCGGTACCGCATCGTGCTGGACATGGACGAGCGGCACGGCCGGGTCGTCCCGAACTGCTCGGTCGCGCTGCTCCTGGTCGGGCTGGCGATCCACGCGAGCGTCGTCGGAGGCTGGCCGTGGGCGCTGCTCGGCTTCGGTTCCCTGTTCACCGTTGCCGCGGCGATCAGCCCCGACATCCGCACGGCGCGCGCCCGCGACGCCCTGCTGGCCTCGGCCGTCGCCGTCCCGGCGCGTGTCGTGGCGGTCACCAAGGACGTCCACACCGACGGGGAGGGCGACGAGATCGTCAGCCACACCCCGGTCGTCACCTTCACCACCCGCGAGGGCGTCGACGTCACCGTCCTCTCCCGCGAGGGCATCCCCGAGCCGGGCCGGTCCCTCGGCCGCGACCTAACCCTCCACTACGCGCCCTCCGACCTCACCGCCTACACGCCCGACCGCGCGGCCGACCGCCGTGCCAACGCGTGGGCCGTCGCTACGGTGGTCATCCTGCTGGTCACCGGGATCGCGGCGGCGGTGACCGGCGCGCTCATGCTGTGA
- a CDS encoding LuxR C-terminal-related transcriptional regulator, with product MTSLIPETGNLPAAFTTFVGRRHDIAEVRRVLGSARLLTLTGVGGVGKTRLALEAAAASRKAFPDGTWLVDLASVRDPSSVASAAATAVGIMDLGVRPTLDQLAAHLAGRRALILLDNCEHLIEACAELAGTLLSAGPELHILATSRQTLGIAGEHVITVAPLSVPDEAVELLRDRATALRPGFRITDANWNAVVRLCDGLDGLPLAIELAASRLRTLTVEQTVDRLEDRFTLLTGGSRTARPHQRTLRALIDWSYELCGPAERLLWNRLSVFTGSFSLDAAEDICAGEGVPRHEVLDLLDRLVTQSVVLTTEYEGLPRYRLLETIRQYGRERLTESGEETHLLRRQRDFYVALAQRSADHWYGPGQEDALKRLRAEHANLLAALDCGADPQVTLALATALRFHWCAGGFLGEGRRWLDRALTAAPEPTVARARALWVAAWVALLQGDHSTADERLDEAGELGEQVDDPEVIAYVTGFRGTSALFRGRIEEAVSLFQRVIATHPAGADEASVVFVLFQLAAAQTHIGDPRAAETGERAVVIAAAHGDRWGRTHALWALGYDAWARGDLEASMALTRAGLEIERGFNDHIATSLMLEVLAWATASSGDYERAGRLLGAVRCLWQNIGTSISAFGPRLSEYHVLCEQSVAQALGPAAYERALVVGGSHDSPGQAIDFALNTDPGTGTGTRPEPAAPVTTPSPLTRRERDVAALVAKGMSNRQIAAALVLSQRTVDGHVENIRAKLGFRSRAQIAGWWAENQPPMP from the coding sequence GTGACCAGCCTGATTCCGGAGACGGGGAACCTTCCCGCGGCCTTCACCACGTTCGTGGGCAGGCGGCACGACATCGCCGAGGTCCGCCGCGTCCTCGGCTCGGCACGGCTGCTGACGCTCACCGGGGTCGGCGGCGTGGGCAAGACGCGGCTGGCGCTCGAAGCGGCCGCCGCGTCCAGGAAAGCCTTCCCGGACGGGACGTGGCTGGTCGACCTGGCATCGGTGCGGGACCCGTCGTCGGTGGCGAGCGCGGCCGCGACCGCCGTGGGGATCATGGATCTGGGCGTCAGGCCCACCCTGGACCAGCTCGCGGCGCATCTCGCCGGGCGCCGGGCGCTGATCCTGCTGGACAACTGCGAGCACCTGATCGAGGCCTGCGCCGAACTGGCGGGGACGCTGCTGTCGGCCGGCCCCGAGCTGCACATTCTGGCGACGAGCCGCCAGACGCTGGGCATCGCGGGTGAGCACGTCATCACCGTGGCGCCCCTGTCGGTGCCGGACGAGGCGGTGGAACTCCTGCGGGACCGGGCCACCGCCCTGCGGCCCGGGTTCCGGATCACCGACGCGAACTGGAACGCGGTCGTCCGGCTGTGCGACGGTCTGGACGGGCTGCCCCTGGCCATCGAGCTGGCTGCCTCCCGGCTGCGTACGCTCACCGTCGAACAGACGGTGGACCGGCTGGAGGACCGCTTCACGCTGCTCACCGGGGGCAGCCGGACCGCGCGGCCGCACCAGCGCACGCTGCGCGCGCTGATCGACTGGAGTTACGAGCTGTGCGGCCCCGCCGAGCGGCTGCTGTGGAACCGGCTGTCGGTCTTCACCGGAAGTTTCAGCCTGGACGCGGCCGAAGACATCTGCGCCGGAGAAGGCGTCCCCCGGCACGAGGTGCTGGACCTCCTCGACCGGCTGGTCACCCAGTCCGTGGTCCTGACCACCGAGTACGAGGGCCTTCCCCGCTACCGGCTGCTGGAGACCATCCGCCAGTACGGCCGGGAACGGCTCACCGAGTCCGGCGAGGAAACGCACCTGCTGCGCCGGCAGCGCGACTTCTACGTCGCCCTCGCGCAGCGCAGCGCCGATCACTGGTACGGCCCCGGCCAGGAGGACGCCCTGAAGCGTCTGCGCGCCGAGCACGCCAATCTGCTGGCGGCACTGGACTGCGGCGCCGACCCGCAGGTCACGCTCGCGCTGGCGACGGCGCTGCGCTTCCACTGGTGTGCGGGCGGTTTCCTCGGCGAGGGGCGCCGCTGGCTCGACCGGGCGCTCACGGCCGCCCCGGAGCCCACCGTGGCCCGGGCCCGGGCGCTGTGGGTCGCCGCCTGGGTGGCGCTGCTCCAAGGCGATCATTCGACGGCCGACGAGCGGCTGGACGAAGCCGGGGAACTGGGCGAGCAGGTGGACGATCCGGAGGTGATCGCGTACGTCACCGGCTTCCGCGGCACATCGGCGTTGTTCCGGGGGCGGATCGAGGAGGCCGTGTCCCTGTTCCAGCGCGTGATCGCCACGCACCCGGCGGGCGCCGACGAAGCCTCAGTGGTCTTCGTGCTGTTCCAGTTGGCCGCCGCCCAGACCCACATCGGGGACCCGCGCGCGGCGGAGACCGGCGAGCGAGCGGTCGTCATAGCGGCGGCGCACGGGGACAGATGGGGCCGTACGCACGCGCTGTGGGCACTCGGCTACGACGCCTGGGCGCGCGGCGACCTGGAGGCCAGCATGGCGCTGACCCGGGCCGGGCTCGAGATCGAGCGCGGCTTCAACGACCACATCGCCACCTCGCTGATGCTGGAGGTGCTCGCCTGGGCGACCGCCTCCAGCGGCGACTACGAGCGGGCGGGACGGCTGCTGGGAGCCGTGCGCTGCCTGTGGCAGAACATCGGCACCAGCATCTCCGCGTTCGGCCCCCGGTTGTCCGAGTACCACGTGCTCTGCGAGCAGTCGGTCGCACAGGCGCTGGGCCCGGCAGCGTACGAGCGGGCGCTCGTGGTCGGTGGCAGCCACGACAGCCCCGGCCAGGCCATCGACTTCGCCCTGAACACCGACCCCGGCACCGGCACCGGCACCCGCCCCGAACCGGCTGCCCCGGTCACCACCCCGAGCCCGCTGACCCGACGTGAGCGGGACGTGGCCGCGCTGGTGGCCAAGGGCATGAGCAACCGTCAGATCGCCGCGGCGCTCGTCCTCTCCCAGCGCACGGTGGACGGCCATGTCGAGAACATCCGGGCCAAGCTCGGCTTCCGCTCCCGGGCCCAGATCGCGGGCTGGTGGGCGGAGAACCAACCGCCCATGCCGTAA